The region AAACCAAACACATTAAAATACAAAAGTTTTCTATCTACTGCTTTTCTGTgaaaattttaccttgtacccctacaattaatcccatacccctacaaaaatttaaaaattccCATTTTATCCTTAATTGattttaaccaatttaccatttcatttttaccattcagttgaaaattgcaaaaattacactttcacacccctcgcaccggaactcttgcaaaaagacttccggtatgtatttttccaaaccggaagactttaggaaagacttccggaacacaaAAAAAGCAAACCGGAACACTTAAGGAAAGAGTTTCGGTTCagataaaaaaaaattcaaaaaaatttgcataccggaactctttggagaagtgttccggtatgcattatgtgtgttccggaagtctttcctaaagtcttccgttacgtttttttttttgttttttttttatttttacagaaatgagggtattttggtcaaaaaaattttaatgtaggggtatgggtacaattgtaggggtagAGGGTAAAATTTTCCTTTTGTGTTGGTTCCTTTTCGTATATTCTAAACGCTCTATTACTCTGAAACAGTCTTACTTGATTTTTATAATTGTAACCGCAGCCGTCGCCAAAACCCTAATTAAACCCTCTTCTTATCACATATAAATATTCCCAACCACAAACCCTTGAAAAGCAGCCGCATGAATCCAAATACTTCTTTCAATCCCGATCCTCGTTCATGTGAATACTGATTTTCTCATGCTTTATCTCTTCACTTTATTTAGTTATGCATATTGAATTGTCGAATACCGAATTATTCACCACGTTCTGAATCGTCGAAAATCTTGTTAAATTCTTGAAACGACGTAGGATGTGATGATAGTAATTGTCGCCCCAGTCTTAATTTGCACTCTAGAGTGTAACATGGTGACTGACTTCTTATCTGATCCTTGTATGTTCTTCATTTTGCATGAATTTCAAATTTATTTGTTTCTAATAGTTTGTAGCATTGGGATATGAGGATAAAATCTTGAAATGTGACATCCAGTCTTACTGTGAATTTCTCATATTTGGTGAAAGATCGACTATCTGATCCCTTATTTTACATCATTTTCTTAGTATTGGTTTTGGAGATATGATGACATTTATCCAACGGTTCTGTTATAGATGATGAAACAAACATGCACTACCATCTGATCTCTTTCAAATCTCTCACTTTTTTTGTCATTTCTGTTTACATTTTTTCAATCTGTTACTGTCACCAGACTAGTCAGGTATCTTCCTCAATGCGCTATGGTTGATACCGTTACATGTCTGGTAAATCAATTGACTCCATCGTTACAGGCGTGTTGGTTTTAATGCTCACATCTGTTCCATTGGACCTCTACATTACTTAGTATTCATTGAGACTATATGTCATAACGAGGTTGTCAAAAGGGACATCTTGGATCATACTCCAATTTGGATCAAGTGCATCATCACTAACAGGGCCAGTCCTTTTAAGTTTTGAGGCTTGGTTGGAGCACCCTCAATTATTTTGTTTCAGATATTTGGAAGTCCACAATTATTAGTAAAAAAACTGCGTTTGTGCTTAAAGAGAAGCGAAACTAGGAATGTGGAACAAGGAGGTGTTTAGGTTTCTTAACTATGAAGTGGAGAAGTCTGTTTTGAGTTTGAATGCTTTGAACTTATAGAATGAGGATTATCAGGTCGAAGAGTTCAGGATGAGGAGCATACATTTGATTTGGAAGGCATTACTCCCGAGAAAATTACAAACTTTTTGTTGGAAACTTCTTGATAATCGGATCCCAACCAAGATGCAATTGGCTAAACGAAACATAATTTAGTTTGTCCAATATGTTTCGAGGAAGATGAGAATGCTCACCATTAGTTTATTTAGTGTAAAATCAACCCTGATGTTTGGAATCAAATATGTTCTTGGCTTGAAATTGTCGGTGTTGCAGGTCTTCTTTCGGTGCACAACCACATGTTTCGGTTCGTGAGTTGGCAAGTTCAAGATTATAAGCTAATATTTCATCCTTTTTTGGGGCATTTTTTGTTGGGTGTTATGGTTGAGTAAAAACTCCATCTTATTTAAGGGAGGTGTCTTAGTACTTGGAGCTTCTCTCAAGGATTAAAAGATTTTCTTAGGAATGATATCAAGTTAAATTTAAGAAGTCTCTAAACCACCGTCAGGGGAGTGGGAATCTAATCTGGGATTTTTGTTTTGAGCCATTTTCTCTAGTTCCTTTGTATTAAGGGATGAATATTCATTATGCTCTTTATTAATACACATTTTGattatataaaatattttttgagTGCCATAAAAACGAGGTTTCTTGGTTCAAAGTTGAAGattattaaatattttaaggAAATTCACACAACTCATAAACAAATCTTACTTAATCAACATTGGTTATGGTTTATGATTATTTTCATAATACATAAATGTTCATCTTCAACACTTTCttaataatcaaaatatttttttgtCCCTTAACTATATTTTTTGATGTAGATTGGTctcttattttttttttttgagttaGATTGGTCCCTTAACTCTTTTAACCATCTTAGATATGAACTTACTCAAGAATTTGCAATGTTAATCCTCATAATATCGTATCTTTTTCAGTTTGTCTATTTGAATTTCCAAAACAAAACAACAATGGTGTTTATTTTAGTATGTTTATATATGAATCTATTATTTTAGTATGTTTATATATGAATCTAATTTTGTTAAGTTTAAGGCTGTATTTGGTAAAAATAGTGGTTGATTGGAAAGTTAATTGATAGTTTATAGTTTATAACTGATGTTGATGACTACTAATTTATAGTTTATAACTGAAGACCAATTAGCAGTTTGATGAATTGATTAATTAAAATGACATCAGATATTTAATATATAATtgttttatttaaattaaaataaattataaaaaatattaatgGATTTTTGTTAAAATAATAAGGATAAAAAAAATATAAGCTATAAACGGTAAGCTAAACCACCATTTCAAATAACATCtaaaaattaaatcataaatTATAAACTCGTGATGAAAAAAAGTATTACCAAATAAATCTTTTATTATAATATGAACTTATAAACTAGAAGTTCAAAAGATGTATCGTAAAACAAAACTTAAATATATATTTGATTCCTCAATATAAAATATTCTTTTTGTCtatttattttaaaaactaaTTTTTTTCTCCCtagtttcttttttttttatggAATTGTTTTACTCCCATCTCATTTCAAGATCATTTGAAGGATTAGGTTAAAAATTTGTCATTTGTAAATACTTATGTGAATATTTTTCACGTGTTAATTAATACAACTAGTTCATAGTTACAACATAGAAAGAAAAAGACATTATCTGCAAAATTGTATACTTTTTTATTCTTGATTCTATGTGTTCCTAACTCACTTATTGGTATATAATTTTTGGACCCCCAATTATTCAGTTTCCACAATCCATCAAGCCCTGTAGATGGAAAAGGGCCCTACACAATTCTACACAAGCTAAATACATATTATATAATATTATAGATATACATAATATAATATACTAGTCAAACtatatattaattaattaattaattcaaatcAAAGACTGGATTGAATAGTTGCATTTGAAGGAGTTAAGTCCACTGATATGTGCAAAGATATCTGAGGAATCAACCATATCATCTTCTTCTTTAACAGCTATCTGCAAGTACAAAATCAAAAgaatatttattaaaaaattattcCATTAAATAATTGTAAAGAAAAAAAAAATACTGAAAAAGATAGgatatatatttttaaatatttctAATGCGTTATTGAACTCGTTTTTTCGAGGATAGTTGTAAAATGATCGTAAATGTCACTTTATAAATAAATgtttttcaatttattttataaaataatgTATGTGTATAGGAATCTtacttcatcatcatcttcatggTTGCTACAAGCTGGCCTTTGATTTTCTCCAAATTCATCATTCTTTGCAAACCTTCCTCTAACTCGTGGCCGGCTATCGGCTAAAGTTTTCCGGCAAGCATACTGCATGTATAGTTTCTTGTATCATTAGATGAATTTTGAAATATAAAAGAATGTATGTATGATAATATAGACTTTGAAAATTTTCAAGTACCTTGATTTTCTTGCTGAAATTTCTTTCATTTCTCTTCTTCATATATCTATGAATCTTCTCTTTCCTTTGCTCAACAGAAAGTTTTCCAACCTTTAAGGTAGAGTCTTCCAAATGTGAGATTTCTTGTGATAAAGTGGCAGAATTTCCAGCTACTAGTTTTTGATTCTCAGTACCAAGTGCCTATAAGAAAAATTACAGTTATCCACATTAATTTCTTAATCAATAACATATTCGATGTTTGACATGTGTCTGTGTCTGTGTCTGTATCAGAGTGTCTCTGATTACTTATTACAGACTTTTGAAAGAGATATATTGGTAGAACCAATCATGAAGATGTTATTTTCTAATGATGCTGCTGTCTTTGTTATCTTTTTTATTTTTGCTTGAAAGTTGTTATTCCTTTCTACCAGGCCAAATCAATAGTATTTTTTTTAATGCAGCTGACTTTATAAAAGAACTTAAACTATATGCTACTAGCAAGCAATAACTGTTTGATGTATATTGGCACTAATGAGTTTTTAGCTTAAGATATTTTGTGGACCATGACCTTTCCCCAAAAGATCTCTTTCAATATATCAAACTTTGACAAGGGCACCCTGATACCAGACACACGACACTAACACATCTACGTTGAAATCGGTAATATTTTAAAAAGAAGTTCAAAATTGAACTGGTACAAACTTAAGTAAAATTTGTATACTTTCTAATTACATTTTCAAATTTTATACATGTCATTGGCCGAAAAAACATATGCTATAAAAACTTTTGTAGTATCAACATCTCTGAAAAAAAACGTGTCAGTGTTAGTGTTAATGTCTCACACCGACACCAAAACCAACAAAACATCTACACTTGTGATTAcattcaatttttttatttttttttccaaattaGCAATTCAAGAAACACTAGAAACAATGTTTTGACACATTCAATCTATTTTTAAATTGCATTTTTCAAAAACCTCCATAAGCAATGTTTATTATATCAGTGAAATGAACGATATATAAACCAGAAGCAATCAAAGAAAGCTTGATCATACCTGAAAATCTTGTGGATTAAACACCTGCTGAACAGAATCTGTACAATAAATTCCACCATTTTCACCTTGATAATCCAAATCTTGAGTCTGCATTTCAGAACCTAATAGAATTCCTCCACCAAACAATCCAGAACTATCAGCAGACAAATTTCCATGCGGCATATACACACCTAACCCATTACTAAGATAAGAACAAGAAGGAGAATAAGAAGGAATCGAAGATATGCAATCATCTTCAAACACAGAACCGAACGAACCACCGATAAGCGGCGCCGCAGCACCCGAAACCGGAATATTATCCGTTTGATGATACTGCGAAGACAGTCCTTTCAAAACCGAACACGTAGACAGCTGAAGATGATGTTGAGGAGGCTGCGTCGAAGAGAAATCAAACTGTTGTTCTTGATGAGTATTGATCGGAAGAAGCGACGGAACCAGAAAAGACGACGACGATGTGAAGTCTATCGAAGCCGATATGTCATTGTCGATATCTTGTTGCGAATCAAAGATGATCGGAAGGTTGTTATTGGCATTATTTGTTGTGTTATTGTTGCTTGTTGTGCTTGTAGTACTGTTGCTATTGCTATTGATGTTGTTATCTAAATCTAAAGCTTGTGAAATGTTGTTTAAGGTATATGAAGAGTTAttattgttgttgaggttgtttTCTTCATGATGACAACAATTTGAGGTAGAAGTAACTTCAGAATTTTGTTGAAGAGAGTCTTGGAACAAATCAGGGTCACAAAGTTCAAAAATCTGTGCACTAATATTTGGACTTGAAATTTGATCCTGCAATGTGTGACATAAAAACAATGTAAGAAACATGATTACTAAGACATGGAATTTAAGAAAGAGAGTTAGTTGCATATAAATACAAGATGGAAACGTGATTCTCTATAGTTTTTATTGTATTATGGAGTTTGAAAACTGAATCCAATTCTCCTTTTTGTTGATAGACATGAGTCTGTTCTCATCACTTGGAAGAGAAAAAGAGAAGTTCAAAATTTCAAAAGGTTGTAATATTCTTTAATCAAATTGAAGCTTTGGCTTCTAATAATTGTCTTTGTCGATTTCTAGGTACTCTAAAGTGAAAATGATATTTTGATGCATAAGATCAAAGTTTAACAACAAATTTATATTCTTTAAGACATCTTATTTGTGATTAATTATGTCTGGTAAATAATTATCATAGATCATTAACCATCTACTCGACACTTTTAACCATAATTTTAAACAAGTCAAACACGGTTTTTTAATACGGGTGTATATGTAATTTTTGAACATGTGAAAATCGTGTTAAATTGTACTCGGTTGATGGTTAATCATGTGTGATTCTGTGTTATTTAATAATCATCTACTTAATTTAACTAATCACATGTCAAAAGTTATTATTAATGTCCGTGCCTAGAAAAGACGCATATATCTACTTAATTTAACTAATATCAATGTCCGTTATATCTGTATTCTTTTCTAGTCACGGACATTAATAATAACTTTTACAATTTTTAATATTTAAGGATGTCAGACACATATATCTGTTCCGTCCTAGAGCGGATCAAAATTTTAAATCTGCACCATTAATTATGCACGTCTCGTTCTTTTTTTCCCTATACTTTTGTAGGACGGGTTTAAACGGGACCAACATATCCGTTTGGCACCTAATTGGTACTACTAGATAGCTTTGCTAGAATACTAGTATTTCACTGCGAATATGaaaacaaagcaaatcattatgcaaagCCTTGTTGGGGGCATTCTACATATAACTAGTTGGTTGCATAGTCTAGTCAGTCATTGTCCCAAATTGGTAATAGACCTATAAGAAATTCTCCAAAAAGTGATTTCTTTTTCAAGTCATTATTTTGAAAAAGAAATGCACAATTGCATCTATGCTTCACGTGTACACGTTGGAACCAAATTTACCTAACGTTAATAACATGAAAAAAAACACAAAGTAAAAAACAAAGAAACAACCTCATATACTATATGTTATTTCTCTTTATTCATTAAATGGAAATTGTCCTTCAATGGAAATTGAAAGCCACTTAAAGGAATTAACACTTTCATAATGCTATGCCTATATAAACTTTTTTGTCATTACATCAAAAACCCTTTTCTTCTATCTAACTCATAAAAGAATATCAAAATTTGGAAAGCTTGCAAATGAAGCTCCAAAGAGATATAGATTCCACAGAAATTGAAAGCTATGTTTAAAATGACTATCAAGGAAATGTCACACTATTTTACTATTTTGCCCTTGGAAGGGCATTGTCTTGAATAGGATAAACATTAGAAAGAACAAAACCTTACACGGAGTCTTTGATTCCTTCTTCTTATTTTTTTCAGTCAAAGAAAATATTATGCTTGCCAACCATATAAATATGAGGAAAGAAAACACTATAGTCCTATATATATTTTCTTGTTTTTGCCACAAATAATAGTAATTAATACTTATAACTAGCTATATAACAAACTATCTAGACACTTGAGAgacaaattaattaattaacaagAAACATGTAACAAACATAAGAAAACCATATTCATGATTCATGATTCTAATGCATGTAAAGATAATAAATTGCAAGAAGACAtgactaaataaataaataataaccACTAGTCTATTTAGCCACCAAAATATAAGAATGAGTGTCccaaataaaaaaaataaaaccCTTTTCTCAAACAAATTAACTTGTGAAGTTCCAAATATCTCATAACTCAAAAGTTGCATGCATGCATATATATGACAAAAGACATGCATGCATTAACATTAAATATAAGATTATTGAGATGATTAACAAGGTTGAGGAAATTACAATGGAGAGTTGTTCATCATGTGATGGAGGGTGGATAACATCTTGCAACATGGTGATTGGCGATGAATCAATCCTCTTGGAAGCAATGAATTAGGTGTGTGTATATACAAATAATTTGGTGATATATATGTATATGTTGTACACAAGTGTTTGTAATAAGCTTGAATTTGGGTAGTTAAAAGAATGGAAAGGAAGAAAAGGGGAAGGAAGGAGAGAAAGTGAGGAATATATGTTATATAGAAAGAGAGAATTAATGTGAAATGGTTTAAGGAgggaagagagagagagagaaagagagagaagTTAAGAGAGAGTATAGTTAGCTAAGATGATGGAGAGTATGAGGGTGTCAAAAACAGAGAAAATTAGTTAAGTGCATATATAGACAAGGAAATGGGGTGTCAACGCGGGTGTCAACGCGATATTTATGTTTAGCCATTCAAATTCAATTCACTATTTTACCTTTCTTTGGGAGGGTCCTAATCCTAATTCTaacttaattttttatattaaaattttaagTAAAACGAAAGGTGTAGAAGTgtactttttattttattttattttaaagaAAGTATGTATGTTTATTGGTTCGGGCAAATCCAAATCAAACAGAAATTCAAATTAAATCATGGTATTTAGGTTTGACATTTTTTTAGTTCGGATAAAAACTGAACCAAActaataaaactcaatattaaTTGGTTCGGATAATGGATTTCCAAAATTCTACTTGCGAGCTATTCATATAATTTATATCATCATTATTATGAAAACTAGTATAACATATTCCTTTTCAAGAAGGAAAAAATGAAACCCATATGTGACATTCATAATATACATGGagaagataaaaata is a window of Lathyrus oleraceus cultivar Zhongwan6 chromosome 6, CAAS_Psat_ZW6_1.0, whole genome shotgun sequence DNA encoding:
- the LOC127091653 gene encoding uncharacterized protein LOC127091653, whose amino-acid sequence is MLQDVIHPPSHDEQLSIDQISSPNISAQIFELCDPDLFQDSLQQNSEVTSTSNCCHHEENNLNNNNNSSYTLNNISQALDLDNNINSNSNSTTSTTSNNNTTNNANNNLPIIFDSQQDIDNDISASIDFTSSSSFLVPSLLPINTHQEQQFDFSSTQPPQHHLQLSTCSVLKGLSSQYHQTDNIPVSGAAAPLIGGSFGSVFEDDCISSIPSYSPSCSYLSNGLGVYMPHGNLSADSSGLFGGGILLGSEMQTQDLDYQGENGGIYCTDSVQQVFNPQDFQALGTENQKLVAGNSATLSQEISHLEDSTLKVGKLSVEQRKEKIHRYMKKRNERNFSKKIKYACRKTLADSRPRVRGRFAKNDEFGENQRPACSNHEDDDEIAVKEEDDMVDSSDIFAHISGLNSFKCNYSIQSLI